One genomic region from Terasakiella sp. SH-1 encodes:
- a CDS encoding F0F1 ATP synthase subunit epsilon — protein sequence MSDKVQFELVSPAKLLLSEEVEMVVVPGGEGDFGVLPGHTPMLTTVRPGIIDIYENDKVAKRIFVEGGFAEVSEERCAVLAEEAIALDELDRDHAEARLQKANDDLQAADNDVTRKVAERELAAAEAMVAACGA from the coding sequence ATGAGTGATAAAGTTCAATTCGAACTCGTTTCCCCGGCCAAGCTGCTTCTGTCTGAAGAAGTCGAAATGGTTGTGGTTCCGGGCGGCGAAGGTGACTTCGGTGTCCTGCCCGGGCACACGCCGATGCTGACGACGGTTCGTCCCGGCATCATCGACATCTACGAAAACGACAAAGTTGCGAAACGCATTTTTGTCGAAGGCGGTTTTGCTGAAGTTTCTGAAGAACGTTGTGCCGTTCTGGCGGAAGAAGCTATTGCGCTTGATGAACTCGATCGCGATCATGCTGAAGCCCGTCTGCAAAAGGCAAATGACGACCTTCAAGCAGCTGACAATGATGTCACCCGTAAAGTTGCCGAGCGTGAGCTTGCTGCTGCGGAAGCCATGGTTGCAGCCTGCGGTGCTTAA